From one Fulvitalea axinellae genomic stretch:
- a CDS encoding PDDEXK nuclease domain-containing protein: protein MEIQGQVLFSEIRQLIELARSQAFQQVNSLQTRLYWQIGERVQKEILKSDRASYGKQVVQQLSEELQKDFGKGFGKRNLYRMLAFYNAFPDQEIVSTLWSQLTWSHFRLLVAVDEPLKREFYLKMCQNERWSVRRLQERMDSMLFERTAIAKKPEETIRRDLQKLENEKSMSTDLAFRDPYLLDFLGLKDSYSESELEDAILQDIQSFIMELGSDFAFLARQKRMSIGHEDFYLDLLFFHRKMQRLVAIDLKLGSFKHGYKSQMELYLNWLAKYEKQPHEKSPIGLILCADKNQEMVELLEMDKQGIHVARYHTELPPKALLQEKLHEAITKARKKSTSDEGS from the coding sequence ATGGAAATCCAAGGACAGGTTTTATTTTCTGAAATACGCCAACTTATCGAATTAGCCCGCAGTCAGGCATTCCAGCAAGTGAACAGTCTGCAAACGCGATTGTATTGGCAGATTGGCGAACGGGTACAAAAGGAGATTTTGAAGAGCGACCGAGCATCGTACGGGAAGCAGGTGGTACAGCAACTGTCCGAGGAATTGCAAAAGGATTTTGGAAAAGGGTTTGGAAAGCGTAACCTCTACCGTATGTTGGCTTTTTATAATGCGTTTCCGGACCAAGAGATTGTGTCCACGCTGTGGTCACAATTGACATGGTCTCATTTTCGGCTATTGGTGGCTGTCGATGAACCGCTCAAAAGGGAATTTTATCTGAAGATGTGCCAGAATGAGCGTTGGTCTGTGAGGAGGTTGCAAGAACGGATGGATTCAATGCTATTCGAACGGACGGCTATAGCCAAAAAACCGGAAGAAACAATACGCCGTGATTTACAAAAGTTAGAGAATGAGAAAAGCATGTCAACGGATTTGGCTTTTCGGGATCCGTATTTATTGGACTTTTTGGGGCTGAAAGACAGTTATTCGGAAAGTGAGCTGGAAGACGCGATTCTGCAAGATATTCAATCCTTTATTATGGAACTGGGGTCTGACTTCGCATTTTTGGCCCGTCAAAAACGGATGAGTATCGGACATGAGGATTTTTATCTGGACCTTTTGTTTTTTCACAGAAAGATGCAACGCTTGGTTGCTATTGATCTAAAGCTGGGGAGTTTTAAGCACGGCTATAAAAGCCAAATGGAATTATACCTGAATTGGCTGGCGAAATACGAAAAGCAACCGCATGAGAAATCGCCAATCGGACTTATCCTTTGTGCCGACAAAAATCAGGAAATGGTCGAATTACTCGAAATGGACAAGCAAGGTATACATGTGGCGCGCTATCATACCGAATTGCCCCCCAAAGCCCTCTTGCAGGAAAAGTTGCATGAAGCCATCACAAAGGCCAGAAAGAAATCAACAAGTGATGAAGGTTCCTGA
- a CDS encoding macro domain-containing protein, translating into MKIHLVDINKELTNAWERVFEDIKDVTVLNQSIFDVSCDAIVSPANSFGFMNGGIDFAISKNLGWHIEKKLQQKLREKFFGELLVGQATIVETENEQYPYLISAPTMRTPMTISRSPNVYLAMKAILTLVNFGSFDDGTEIKNRLASVAIPGLGTGVGQVPPLICARQMRIAWEDVMNEKHKTKEGWEELRSNYAYFFTHDERDLHYDIP; encoded by the coding sequence ATGAAAATCCATTTAGTAGATATAAACAAAGAATTAACGAATGCTTGGGAAAGAGTATTTGAGGATATTAAGGATGTTACTGTTCTGAATCAATCCATTTTTGATGTATCATGCGATGCGATTGTTAGCCCAGCGAATAGCTTTGGGTTTATGAATGGTGGGATTGATTTTGCAATTTCCAAGAACTTGGGATGGCATATAGAAAAGAAGCTTCAACAGAAGCTAAGGGAGAAATTTTTTGGAGAGCTTCTAGTCGGTCAAGCGACGATTGTTGAAACAGAAAACGAACAATACCCATATTTGATTTCGGCCCCTACAATGCGAACGCCGATGACAATATCACGGTCGCCTAATGTCTATTTGGCTATGAAAGCGATATTGACATTAGTGAATTTCGGAAGCTTTGATGACGGGACGGAAATTAAGAATAGGTTAGCTTCCGTAGCAATCCCGGGATTAGGAACCGGAGTGGGTCAAGTTCCGCCTTTAATATGCGCAAGGCAGATGCGAATAGCTTGGGAAGATGTTATGAATGAAAAACATAAAACGAAAGAAGGCTGGGAAGAGCTTAGGTCTAATTATGCTTATTTTTTTACGCATGACGAACGGGATTTACACTATGATATCCCATAA